From the Mahella australiensis 50-1 BON genome, the window TAAAGGGAAAAGCATAGTGGTTCGGTTATATGATGATATTCCCCAGTGGATGGTCAACCTTATAGATGATTATGCCAAGGGCAAACATATAGATTTGCCTGGTGAAAGCGAGATGCCGGCTTTCTATGAGAAAAAGAACGAAGAAGAATATATAGTGCATTGCAAGGTTATAGAAAACGGTATGATGCTTATGGATCTGCGCATCAATGTACCTAATAGTGAACTGGCGCAGATCATTTGCGATGGCTGGCCTGCTAAGGCAGCCGACGTATATAAAGCGGTAGTGGAGAATATATCGAGTTAGGAGGCACATCATGAAAATTTTGATAGCTCCGGATTCATTTAAAGGAAGCTTGAGCGCTGTAGCTGTGGCCGACGCTATTGAACAAGGGCTGAGAAAGGTTGTCTTAACGGCCGATATAAAGAAGATACCTATGGCAGATGGAGGAGAGGGAACGGTAGAGGCCATTATAACGGCTGTGGGAGGGAATATACGCTGTCAAAATGTTATAGGCCCATTGGGAGAAGAGGTAAAGGCATTCTTCGGAGTGCTAGACGATGGAACAACGGCTGTTATAGAAATGGCTGCGACATCAGGCCTTCCGCTTGTACCAGAGGATAAACGTAATCCCATGAATACTACTACATATGGAACCGGTCAGCTCATTAAGGCTGCCATTGATAAGGGCTGTAATCACATTATAATAGGTATAGGCGGTAGTGCTACCAACGATGGCGGCGTAGGTATGGCACAAGCTCTGGGAGTTAAGTTTTATGATGCCGAGGGACGCATTATAGATGGATTTGGAGGGAAAATCCTAGAGCACATAGCACGTATAGATATGAGCGACATAGATAAGCGCGTAAAAGATATGGATATAACGGTGGCTTGCGATGTAACAAATCCTTTGTGTGGCCCAAACGGTGCGGCAGCGGTATATGGTCCGCAAAAAGGCGCCACGCCTGAAATGGTGGAAGAGTTGGACCATGGTCTAGCTAATCTGGCGATGGTTATAAAGAAAGATCTGGGTATAGATATAAAGGATATGCCTGGAGCAGGGGCTGCCGGGGGCTTGGGAGCAGGTCTTGTGGCCTTTTTAGGAGCTTCACTCAAACCCGGTATGGATATAATGATCGATGTTACACATATGGATGAGCTCGTAAGCCGATGTGACTTGGTCATAACAGGCGAGGGGAGGACCGACGAACAGACGGTCTTTGGCAAGGTACCTGTTGGGGTGGCAGGCGTAGCTAAGCGCCATGGTAAACCCGTGGTTTGCCTGTCTGGTAGCCTGGGAGATGGTGCTGAAAAGGTGTACGAGCATGGTGTGGATGCGTTATTTAGTATAATCGACAAGCCTATGACTTTAGCTGATGCTATGAGCCATACCTCGGAATTGCTGGAACGTTCGGCCATATCAATCTTGCGTTTGTTCTTAGCGGCAAGAAGTATTAATAGTTGACAAAAATCTTGAAATTTCTCCAGCACGGTATTAAACTATATATGTAAATGAGCGAGCAAGAGGAGGAATGGCAATTGAAGTATGTATACGGCGTGCTTACCGTATTGGATAATAAACCTATTATGCAAATGCTGGTCAGCGATGCGCGTTTAACCGGCAGAGATGTATTGGATAGGGTTATATTGACTGAGGATGAGCGTAAAAAGTACACAACATGGCAAGATGAAAAGGCAATAGTGAATGATTTGAATAAGAAGATTCCTATAAAGGTGGAGATTCAAGAAGTGGAGATAAGCTGACCGCATTTTTAATGCGGTTTTTTTATATTCGACAAAAAACAATTTTTTTCTATGCAGGAGATTTTTGAAAATCAGCGAATATAGATAATATAACTGCGAAGGAGGTATGGCCGCTTTGAACGTTGAACTGGAAACAAAAAATAATGTCTTGATCGTGCATATGGATGGTGAGCTGGATCACCATAGCGTCGATTATGTAAGACAGCAGATAGAAGACGCTATAAATGGCGATGTTTTTATAAAGCACCTGTTGATCGATGTTAAAAATCTTGTATTCATGGACAGTTCGGGTGTGGGCATGCTTATAGGGAGGTATAAGACCATTTCGGCACGCGGTGGTAAAGTAGCGGTTATAGGGATCTCACCGCATACTAAGCGCATATTTGAAATATCCGGTCTGTTCAATATATTCAGTGTATATGAAGACCAGCGAGAGGCTATCAAAAATCTGACGCAACAAAAGGGGAGTTTATGATGGAATTGCTCAATGAGATGCATATGGAGTTCTTAAGCCGTTCACAGAATGAATCTTTTGCAAGGGCGGCGGTGGCCGCTTTTGCATCGCAGTTGGACCCTACATTGGAAGATATAGCTGATATAAAAACCGCTGTTTCAGAGGCCGTGACCAATGCTATCATACACGGTTATGAAAACGGACAAGGGTATGTCAAGATAAATGTTAGGTTGTACGGCGATAGGGTG encodes:
- a CDS encoding DUF4364 family protein; translated protein: MYINESQADVNRLAILYFIDKMHIPIPNAQITHFMVGANVMNYFDLQQLLSQLVRDGLVDYMESQGRYFYSINDKGKSIVVRLYDDIPQWMVNLIDDYAKGKHIDLPGESEMPAFYEKKNEEEYIVHCKVIENGMMLMDLRINVPNSELAQIICDGWPAKAADVYKAVVENISS
- a CDS encoding glycerate kinase; translation: MKILIAPDSFKGSLSAVAVADAIEQGLRKVVLTADIKKIPMADGGEGTVEAIITAVGGNIRCQNVIGPLGEEVKAFFGVLDDGTTAVIEMAATSGLPLVPEDKRNPMNTTTYGTGQLIKAAIDKGCNHIIIGIGGSATNDGGVGMAQALGVKFYDAEGRIIDGFGGKILEHIARIDMSDIDKRVKDMDITVACDVTNPLCGPNGAAAVYGPQKGATPEMVEELDHGLANLAMVIKKDLGIDIKDMPGAGAAGGLGAGLVAFLGASLKPGMDIMIDVTHMDELVSRCDLVITGEGRTDEQTVFGKVPVGVAGVAKRHGKPVVCLSGSLGDGAEKVYEHGVDALFSIIDKPMTLADAMSHTSELLERSAISILRLFLAARSINS
- the spoIIAA gene encoding anti-sigma F factor antagonist produces the protein MAALNVELETKNNVLIVHMDGELDHHSVDYVRQQIEDAINGDVFIKHLLIDVKNLVFMDSSGVGMLIGRYKTISARGGKVAVIGISPHTKRIFEISGLFNIFSVYEDQREAIKNLTQQKGSL